Genomic segment of Dromaius novaehollandiae isolate bDroNov1 chromosome 6, bDroNov1.hap1, whole genome shotgun sequence:
GGAAACAAGAGAAACTGCTGTCAAGCCCATTAAAAAGCTGACCAATTATTTTActcaatatattaaaaataatttactttcCCCAAATAATGTACAACTAGAAGCAGTTCACACTATTTTAAACACAGAACTGGAAAGTGTTCGAGGAAAAACTATTAAGTCTGAATCACATTGCACTGAACAGAGTAATTTGCTGAAATGCTTTAAACTTCTGATTCCTACAGCAAGACTGCTTGTACCCATGAGTTTTTATTTAGTATATGCACTAGGCAGACAACCTAGAAGTTTGATCTATCAGACAGTTGCAGAGAGGAGTCTTGGTTTACTTTCTCCTGGCACTTCCACCAGTGGCAAGCATGGTGGCCACCCGAATGAAGATGTTTAATGTATCCGTGTAGATGCGCAGGCACCTAGAAAATAGGAAATCAAAGTTAGTCTAGTTGAACAGTAGTAGTATTTGGTGTCTCATACCGTTATACTCCATTTTTAAAAGCCTCCCTTAAGGGCCTGTGACAAAACTCAACTGTGCTGTGTCCTCTGCGCTTGATATGTACAAAACTTATACCttgttttcatcagaaatttgCCAGCAAAAGGTATTTGCTAAAGCCTTGACAGACATCATACTGTTCTCAAATAGTAGCCCTTAGCTTTTATGCTGTACTTCTATCTGCTCACCTCCAAGTACTTTTAAAGATCAGTAGTATTAGTCTACTTTAATGATCAGAAATTAGAGGAAGGAAGTAAACAATTGACCTAAGATAAACAATTCACCTAAGATAAGAAAGAGAACACTTACAGCAAGGAAGCTACTTGCTTAATCAGACTTGTACTTAGTGAGAGTCAATTAATCTTTCTTTCTATACCTATTATGCTGATGAAGCTTTTTTATTTAGTGACAAAGACTAACAAATATAAAGTAACTACAAAAGAGTTAACATGCCTTGTCTGAGGTGATATTGACATATTTTCAGAGAGTAGCTATAAAAACTCTCCCTTCTGAGTAGAAAAATGCGTTCTAAAAAAGTTAATATTGTTGGAGGCATGTAACATTTAATCACGTTTCTCTAGTTTCAGGCAGATGCTTTCAGTTTTAACCCCAGGCAGCTATTTTCACATTGTATTTCAAAACTCCTtgatttttcacatttcaaaGCAATATGCTTTTGGACAGTAAAcaaagggttttttggttttttttgaaagcataCTTCCATATCATTTGAAGCAAGTTCTTACATAGCCACTGAGATCAGCTTTGTGCTAACACAGAATACTTACGCATTGATTGGATCATATTTAGCTACTCCGTAGTACGGAATAGTCTCTGCACGCTTGATAACATGCTGCGTATCATACAGCAGGAACATGCCGAAGAGTACCAATCCACCATAAACAGCTACTGAATATAAGCCAGCACCAAAAGCAGACGTAGGAGGCAAGAACATGGATCCTAAAAAGACATGTACAAGAGTGTTAAATGAAAGCTACTGTAAGCATCCCTGTTACTCTGGATAAGGTCAAACTTCAGTTActatagcaaatatttttcaaggaGTACTCAAAAATTCTCAGTCTATAGTGCATTTTCATACCAGCTGCTTTCATATACCAGAGGGCAACAGCTGAAGATGATGCATATAGGAGCTGATGCAGTAATTTCAAGCACACGAGGGAATAATGTACTTTTCTTTATATGGAAGTAGTTCTGCCCCCATGACTTTTATACAACAATGCccagaaacagagaaggaaaaagaacaagtgGATCAGAAGGTAAGGCCACACTTACTACCTTCCCATGTCACCCACCAACAGTAGCCAAAAATAGAAGCCACCACTATCAGTCATTTGTCAAATTAACACTGGCCAGAATTGTAATTTCATGTTTTCAACTATACAGTTTGTTTCCAACACAAAATTTAACATAGTATCTTCTGCTGTGCTAGAGTTACAAGTGCTACTTAAGGCAAATCTTAGCTGGAGACAGtatcaaaacaatatttttaccAATTGAAGAGGCAAGAACAAAGCCTAAGCCTATTCCAAGTGGTCCTCCCATATTCAGGAATTTTTCGCTCGGAGCACACATGGCCACAGTTGAGAGCCCTCCAACGATTCCAGCTGTATACCAGGCAGCTCTGATCAGCAGAGGACCACCCAAGAAGGCTAGAGGAGCCACCACTGCACCCATCACACCtggtcaaaggaaaaaaaccgAAACTCATTAGGAACAATTCTACTGAAGACTCCACCTGCCAAAACCATGTTTTTTCAGCCAGATAGTGTGTCTCAAACTATACCACTTACATGACAAAAATACCATCACACTTGACCATATCTATCTGGAAGGCATGAAGGCATGACAGATTGGCAATCTTAAAATAAGTGACCTACTTTCATCTAGCTTTAGGGTATACTCCAGGGAGGTGGTCTGTGGAAGAAAGCTTTAGTACCAGCCAGCATACTGATCTATTCAAAACACAGCTGGTGAACAGATACTTTGCACAGACTCATCAGGTACATAATATCCATAGGAACACTCAAAACTGAAAAGCAGGATAGATTTCTGCTACAAGAAAGAGTTAAGCAAAGAAGTCTGACTTTTCACTGGAGTCTTGTATGAAACCTCCATCTGTTGCACTAATATCAGATGAAGTTATGTTAATAACAATCactgaaataaatttaatttcctCTTAGTTGATAAAAATCTTTAGCTCCAGAAAGACAAATATGATTTTAATGCCTAACATTTGTCATTCCTGAACCATGAATTGTTTCTGGCAAAATAgtttagaaaaatgaaagccaCTGTTACTTGAAGTAGCTAATACCTCCAATGAGAAATTGATCTGTAATCCTGTATTACATACCTGATAGGAATATGCATCTAAGAAGCTGCAGTTTATATACTAAATTCCCATGTTTCTAGTCAGTTTTCAAATATCCTTCTATCCAGTACATATAAGAGATTCAtcaaaagaccaaaaaaaccaaacagtctTTCGTATCTATAGTAAATAGTAGAATTTCCTGCTGAAAATCTTTCCAgcctttctctttaaaagaagGCTTTAGGAAACAAGTCCCCTTTTCCAGGAAAGTTGCTAGGAATAGAACCAATTCACAACATTGcaggggtgggagaggagggcagcagcaATATCCACACTTCACACAACAGCAAAAATAGCTGCTAGCTCATCTAAGCATAAGGTTGCTTCAGCACCTTCCTCACTGCTTTATTAAGCCCAGCAGCTTACTGGAAAGATCACACAAACAACTTTAAGGTAGgccagaaaaatatatttttacaataagTGCAGAACTATTGCTAAATATGAGTGGTAACAGTAAGTTTTTGTGGAAGAACTTGATCCAAGCGATACTCAACTTTCACACTCCAGCAATTCTTGTAACTGAGAACACCAATGTTCGAAGTATTTCATTTGTACAAAAGGGGTGATATGGTAAGTGTATGCAACAATGCTTATAGAAGCCGCAGTCCCATAAAGCAGTCAGTAAATCAAAACAATTATGAAACTACTTAGTTCTACCCAGCAGGACACATTTATATCTCAAGTTTAACTTGAGCATGGCTTTTTACAAGATTATGAAGTACCAGAGTTGTGTGAAGGTCACTTAAGAAAGCTCACTGACATTCAGGAGTTCTCACAGGTGTCTAAAAACTGTAACTCTCCTAAAGCAGTATCTAAAATTTACTTTGAAAGTCAAAGCTTTGTTAGAGCAAGTAAACATTATCACACTGAAACAAACATCTctataaagaaaagtaaaaatcacATACCTGAATGCATCATCCAGGCAAGATGTTTAACTGCTGGACTATCTTCATAGGATATAGACCTGACCAACATTCCAGCACCAATCATAGCAGCAAAAGTTGCACCTATTGCCTGTAAAAACACAGCATTACATAGCTCAGTTTGGCATTAGGACATACGGTCTCTGTTCTCCCCCAAAATCTGTTCTA
This window contains:
- the GHITM gene encoding growth hormone-inducible transmembrane protein gives rise to the protein MLAARLVCLRTLSCQAIRPAIIQPSPALRNTNIKAYRLWQPSQCYATRVRAGVRRGKIGQEIKEAAFEPSAETALKADRLGRLVVAGGAAVGLGALCYYGMGMSSEIGAIEKAVIWPQYVKDRIRSTYMYFAGSIGLTALSAVAVSRSPALMSLMTRGSWLAIGATFAAMIGAGMLVRSISYEDSPAVKHLAWMMHSGVMGAVVAPLAFLGGPLLIRAAWYTAGIVGGLSTVAMCAPSEKFLNMGGPLGIGLGFVLASSIGSMFLPPTSAFGAGLYSVAVYGGLVLFGMFLLYDTQHVIKRAETIPYYGVAKYDPINACLRIYTDTLNIFIRVATMLATGGSARRK